The stretch of DNA TATGTTGTTGTTCATGGCCGATTATAAAAAATATTCTATACCTGAGCTCGAAAGATTAAGGTTTAATGAAGAAGAATTTTACAAAAAATATGATAACTGTATCTTGCTCCAAACCTGTAATAGAATAGAAGCTTATTTTGACAAATCATATTGTGGGGGAGAATTGAATGGATTAAAGAATGATTTTAAAGATTTCAAGGTTTTAGAAGGTCATGATGCTATAATTCATCTTTTAAGAACAGCATCAGGACTTGAGTCAATGATTGTTGGTGAAGACCAAATTATCGGTCAAATAAAAAAGAGTCATTATAATGCAAAAAAACTTGGAAAAACCACAAAATATTTAGATACCATATTTTTAAAGGCTGTGCATGTAGGTCAGATGGTTAGGAGAAAAACAAAGATAAACAAAGGAGGGATATCCATAGGAAGTGCTGCTGTTGAGCTCGTTGAAAAAACTGTGGGTCTGGAAAACAAAAATATATTGGTTATAGGGGCGGGAGAAATAGGAACGCTTGTGGCAAAGGCACTGATTGAAAAGAATGTAAAGGCAATAGTAGTTGCAAATAGAACTTATGAAAGGGCAGAAAGGCTTGCAAATGAGTTAAAGGGCATGGCAGTTCATTTTGACAAACTTAACGAGGCTTTGAATTTTAGTGATATAATCATTTGTGCTACATCCTCTCCGCATTATATATTAAATAAATCCCATCTTGAAAATATTGTGGGAAAAAAGATAATTGTGGATATTGCAAATCCTCGTGATGTAGATGATAATGTGAGGGAGCTCCCAAATGTTGTGCTATATACCATCGACGATTTAAAATTAGTATCGGATGAAAATCTAAAAAAGAGAAAAAATGAGATACCTATTGTCGAAGCTATTATTGAAGATGAGTTCAGAGCTCTTTCAAAGCAACTTAAAAAACTTGATGTTGAAGATGTTATAAAGAATTATGATAATTATATTGAATGTATCAGAAAAAAAGAGCTTAAAAAAGCCCTAAAAATGGTGGATAATGGTAAAGAACCAGAAAAAGTTTTAGAAAAATTTTCAGAAGTTTTTGCAAAAAGAATAA from Methanothermococcus okinawensis IH1 encodes:
- the hemA gene encoding glutamyl-tRNA reductase, whose amino-acid sequence is MLLFMADYKKYSIPELERLRFNEEEFYKKYDNCILLQTCNRIEAYFDKSYCGGELNGLKNDFKDFKVLEGHDAIIHLLRTASGLESMIVGEDQIIGQIKKSHYNAKKLGKTTKYLDTIFLKAVHVGQMVRRKTKINKGGISIGSAAVELVEKTVGLENKNILVIGAGEIGTLVAKALIEKNVKAIVVANRTYERAERLANELKGMAVHFDKLNEALNFSDIIICATSSPHYILNKSHLENIVGKKIIVDIANPRDVDDNVRELPNVVLYTIDDLKLVSDENLKKRKNEIPIVEAIIEDEFRALSKQLKKLDVEDVIKNYDNYIECIRKKELKKALKMVDNGKEPEKVLEKFSEVFAKRIIHDFVKLAYNEDIEKNTIKNIVNILSKRNQ